Genomic DNA from Alosa alosa isolate M-15738 ecotype Scorff River chromosome 6, AALO_Geno_1.1, whole genome shotgun sequence:
TCAATACGCTTTATTGGCTTGGCATAAAATAGTGTTTTTGTCGAGAAACAGAAACCCACACgcatgctccctctctccccatacTTCACaacgtcttttttttttaaatcctttTTAACAGacttgctcatctgtccatccgtCTTGGTCAGTTTTTCATGTAGTTTTGTAACAATATGCAATACGGCTCTATCAATATGCATCAGTGGATATGTTATGCTTTGTAGTATGTGTTTTATTAATGTAACTTAAGAGGTTAATTTTCCTGTGTTGTGGTTCTGTTTGAAGTGGTGAAGTCCTTTGCGGATATTGTGAAGTTTGGCCAAACCAAAACCCAGACCGAGGTTGCTGCCAAGAAGCCAGCCGCTAAAGTCAAAGTGGCGAAGAAGGCTGTGGCAACAAAACCGAAGACCCCAAAACCGAAGGTAATGTGATGGGACTCCACTCTCTTGTTAACTTTAAACCAGTTTTTCAAACACTAGAATCAAATAGCAGAATCACTAGAATCTAAACCAGTTTTTCAAACACTAGAATCTAAACTGTATATTAAGGGGTTGTTTTACCATAATTTTCCAACTATTAGTAGCAGTTTATACACTGATTTTGCAcattttcttcagctatgaggttaatacacaggggcagttaatatcgttttgtttttttaacttgcatataACACTTCTGcagcttatacacaatgtggctaatacacaagAAAAAGAATGTATTTCTACATATTTGTGACTGGATTTAAAGCATATCTTGCACATATTTAAGACTTTTGTTATGAAGCCAATGTACAATCCATACTTATAATGGTGGTGATTAGTGAGGTTCCACCTTCTGTAAAGAGCTTTGGGTGCCTTGATAAAGTGCTATTCGAATGCAAGCTGCTGGTGTTGTTGATCAGATCTGTTTAACTCTTGTTGTAGACTCCAGCCAGGTGGCTGCAGGAGCAGCACACCAgcactggccacacacacacacacacacacaagcatgaatGCATGCTGCTGGTGTTGATCAGATCTATTTAACTCCTGTTGTAGACTCCAGCTAGGCGGCTGCAGGAGCACACCAGCACTGGGCATGCCAACTCTCCTGCCACCATCGTAGTGGGCAGGGCCCAGCTCAGGGCTGCGCAGGTGGCATGCGGCGCCCCGAAGATGGTGCCCAACGTCGCCCTTGCCAGGATCGACATGAAGATGGACGAGGATTTCTCAGGTACATGAAGCGTTTGAGTGACTGACTTGCAGTTCTGGCCTGACACGTGTTTGCTTGGGGGCCTGCGGAAGCTTTTTGAGATGCACTGTACACCATTAACAATTCTGTGTGTCATGTAGGTTTTTATGTTTCCTCCTTAATAATCTTGATTTTCCTCGTCCTTTGTTGTATTATTGCTTTCAGGGGTTTCAGATATCTTTAAAACTCCCGCAAACCACAAGCAAAGAGCATCCAGCAGAAAGCGCGTCATCCCTGGCACTCCTCTGCTGTCGGCCCCTACGGCTGAGCTGTCTCTGATGAAAACTCCGGAGGAGACTGGTGAGTAGTCCGCACCACTGGCCTCCTTTCGCCATCACAAATCTTAATCCTAGGAGGGCAGATAAAATGATCAAAAGTAATATTCTGGAAACTAGGAGATGAATATAAATTTAAGTATATTCTGGTTCTGGGTGCAATGCTGTTAAATAATTCTGTCTTAGTAGTGTTCAAGTAAAAGACTATATTAGCAGAATAATGGCTTATTGTTAAAGTAACACTGTTTTCCTAGGTGAGATGGTGGTGTCTCCCCTGAGCGTGGCGTCCACTGCCAAGCGTAGTGGCTACAACAGCGAAGCGGTCAACCGCTTCCTTCAGGACGAACAGGAAGCCAGCTTCGTTGCCGAGGAGACCAGTTTTGTCACCGAGGACACGATGTCTGCAGGACAAGATGAACCCTCTGATGCGTCAGTGACCCAGACACCTGGTCAGAAGGCCGAGCCTGCCGCCGCCACCTGCCTCACCGGAGTCAAGCACATCCTCAAGACCCCCAAACAGAAGGCCGAGCCCGTGGAGGACCTGAGAGGCAAGCTGCTCAAGACTCCGCGACAGCCCAAAGCCCCCCAGGAGATGTGTCTGACCGGCGTGAAGGAGCTGCTCAAGACCCCCAAACAGAAGGCCACCCCTGTGGAGGACCTGACGGGCATCCAGAGGATTACCAAGACCCCCAGAGAGAAGTGCGACAGCCCGGTGTTGTGTGCGGCCGCCCTGAAGAGGCTGGTGAAGACCCCGAGGCAGAAGGCCGAGCCGGCCGAGGAAGACCTCTCGGGAGTCAAGCACCTCCTGAAGACCCCAAAGACGAGAGGAGAGCCCGTCCAGGAGAAGTTTGGCCTCAGCAAGCTCATGAAGACGCCCAGGCAGAAGGGAGCTGCAGCCGTAGAGGACATCGGAGGCCTGGAGGAACTAATGCAGGAACCAGAGGAGCCCGAGGAACTAATGCAGGAACCAGAGGAGCCCGAAACACGCATCACAGAGGCTGTTGAGGTAATGGCTTCTTGGTGTATAGTCGTCATCATGCCCCCCGGTCTGGAGCATCatcatgttttatgttttattttatgtattatgaaaatgtttgttcacaacatataaatattttgtgttttttttttttttttttttttttttttttctttgcttgaTAATAGAGCCTGGTGTAATGGGCAGTATGTTTTTAAAAGGAGCTGATCGATGCACTGCACTCCTCACTGAAGGCATGATTACTTAGTCTTGATTAATAAGGGAAAGGAATATGTGCCTGTTCCACCTTTTTCAACACAACTCCTAAACTCCATTGATCCGTGCCTGCAGGTCCAGGAGGCCGTGGCTGCTCCAGAGTGTGCTGCTGAGGAGCTGCCCGAGGCCCTTGAAGGTGAGCTAATGCTTTATATGAATCACAATTAGGTCCCAAAAACATTTGTGCATTAAAATGGGTCGTAACAAACGTTTATGCATTAGAATGaggtctttaaaaaaaaaaaaaaaaaaaaaaaacgtttatgTGTTTTAACATTTGGTTTCTAAAAAGCTTTATATTTTACAACAAAGTTTCTGAGTTACAGTTAGGGATGTAGGTTGACTTGTTTGGTTTAGCTGAGAGCAAGAGAAAATTATGAGTGTAGAAAACAATATAACCAGATACTTTTCAGATACATGAACACACTACTGTATTGGCTAgttgcacaaacacactactGTACTGGCTAattgcacgaaaggctctcgGTGAATGTAATTAGTATCTACAGGAccggttgggtgttgcacctagtgaatcGGCACGTTACGATGTGCTGATTCGGCGATGTGTAGTCACGGCCTCAGAGGAGCTGGTGGAGGCCGACGTTGTCCAGGAGAAGGCACCAGAGGCCTCAGAGGAGCTGGTGGAGGCCGACGTTGTCCAGGAGAAGGCACCAGAGGCCTCAGAGGAGCTGGTGGAGGCCGACGTTGTCCAGGAGAAGGCACCAGAGGCCTCAGAGGAGCTGGTGGAGGCCGACGTTGTCCAGGAGAAGGCACCAGAGGCCTCAGAGGAGCTGGTGGAGGCCGACGTTGTCCAGGAGAAGGCACCAGAGGCCTCAGAGGAGCTGGTGGAGGCCGACGTTGTCCAGGAGAAGGCACCAGAGGCCTCAGAGGAGCTGGTGGAGGCCGACGTTGTCCAGGAGAAGGCACCAGAGGCCTCAGAGGAGCTGGTGGAGGCCGACGTTGTCCAGGAGAAGGCACCAGAGGCCTCAGAGGAGCTGGTGGAGGCCGACGTTGTCCAGGAGAAGGCACCAGAGGCCTCAGAGGAGCTGGTGGAGGCCGACGTTGTCCAGGAGAAGGCACCAGAGGCCTCAGAGGAGCTGGTGGAGGCCGACGTTGTCCAGGAGAAGGCACCAGAGGCCTCAGAGGAGCTGGTGGAGGCCGACGTTGTCCAGGAGAAGGCACCAGAGGCCTCAGAGGAGCTGGTGGAGGCCGACGTTGTCCAGGAGAAGGCACCAGAGGCCTCAGAGGAGCTGGTGGAGGCCGACGTTGTCCAGGAGAAGGCACCAGAGGCCTCAGAGGAGCTGGTGGAGGCCGACGTTGTCCAGGAGAAGGCACCAGAGGCCTCAGAGGAGCTGGTGGAGGCCGACGTTGTCCAGGAGAAGGCACCAGAGGCCTCAGAGGAGCTGGTGGAGGCCGACGTTGTCCAGGAGAAGGCACCAGAGGCCTCAGAGGAGCTGGTGGAGGCCGACGTTGTCCAGGAGAAGGCACCAGAGGCCTCAGAGGAGCTGGTGGAGGCCGACGTTGTCCAGGAGAAGGCACCAGAGGCCTCAGAGGAGCTGGTGGAGGCCGACGTTGTCCAGGAGAAGGCACCAGAGGCCTCAGAGGAGCTGGTGGAGGCCGACGTTGTCCAGGAGAAGGCACCAGAGGCCTCAGAGGAGCTGGTGGAGGCCGACGTTGTCCAGGAGAAGGCACCAGAGGCCTCAGAGGAGCTGGTGGAGGCCGACGTTGTCCAGGAGAAGGCACCAGAGGCCTCAGAGGAGCTGGTGGAGGCCGACGTTGTCCAGGAGAAGGCACCAGAGGCCTCAGAGGAGCTGGTGGAGGCCGACGTTGTCCAGGAGAAGGCACCAGAGGCCTCAGAGGAGCTGGTGGAGGCCGACGTTGTCCAGGAGAAGGCACCAGAGGCCTCAGAGGAGCTGGTGGAGGCCGACGTTGTCCAGGAGAAGGCACCAGAGGCCTCAGAGGAGCTGGTGGAGGCCGACGTTGTCCAGGAGAAGGCACCAGAGGCCTCAGAGGAGCTGGTGGAGGCCGACGTTGTCCAGGAGAAGGCACCAGAGGCCTCAGAGGAGCTGGTGGAGGCCGACGTTGTCCAGGAGAAGGCACCAGAGGCCTCAGAGGAGCTGGTGGAGGCCGACGTTGTCCAGGAGAAGGCACCAGAGGCCTCAGAGGAGCTGGTGGAGGCCGACGTTGTCCAGGAGAAGGCACCAGAGGCCTCAGAGGAGCTGGTGGAGGCCGACGTTGTCCAGGAGAAGGCACCAGAGGCCTCAGAGGAGCTGGTGGAGGCCGACGTTGTCCAGGAGAAGGCACCAGAGGCCTCAGAGGAGCTGGTGGAGGCCGACGTTGTCCAGGAGAAGGCACCAGAGGCCTCAGAGGAGCTGGTGGAGGCCGACGTTGTCCAGGAGAAGGCACCAGAGGCCTCAGAGGAGCTGGTGGAGGCCGACGTTGTCCAGGAGAAGGCACCAGAGGCCTCAGAGGAGCTGGTGGAGGCCGACGTTGTCCAGGAGAAGGCACCAGAGGCCTCAGAGGAGCTGGTGGAGGCCGACGTTGTCCAGGAGAAGGCACCAGAGGCCTCAGAGGAGCTGGTGGAGGCCGACGTTGTCCAGGAGAAGGCACCAGAGGCCTCAGAGGAGCTGGTGGAGGCCGACGTTGTCCAGGAGAGGGCGCCAGAGGCCTCAGAGGAGCTGGTGGAGGCCGACGTTGTCCAGGAGAAGGCACCAGAGGCCTCAGAGGAGCTGGTTGAGGCCGAGGTCGCCCCCCTTCAGAGCGCCGAGGCCCCAGAGGAAGGCCAGCAGGCTGCAGCCATCGCTGACCTCGCGCAGGAACCCACGTCCGACGCTGCAGAGGTACCAGACGAGGCTGTTCCATCCGAGCCAGAGCCCCTCGTCCTGGAGGAAGTGGCTACGCCTGCCAGAGGAAGACGTAGAAAGCTGATGGACGAGGACGCGGCGGCGAGCACTCCTCAGGCAAGCCCAGCCAGGGCCACGAGGGGAGGCAGGACGCCCAGACTGCTCCAGCAGGACGCGGTGAAGACCACGccgaggagagggagggaaccCAAACAGGTGTTGGCCGAGGAGCAGCTCAGTGAGGAGGTGGTGGTTGCCGCAGCTGAAGAGCCAGTCGGAGTAACTGCCCCAGCAGCTGAAGAGGTCAAATCTGTGGTGGCAGAGGTCACTGAACCCAAACAAGGAGAAACTGTTGAGGtacaaaaacattatttctGATTTCTGACAAAACGATTTACTTATACCAAGCTTATAAgactttaaaggtgccatgtgtaatgtccgccaaaaaaatcaattcatactccacattccataaaagattgGGGCAGTAAACCTCCAGAAAgcgagttggtctaccctagagtaataaccaagacacgtgtattgcattttggctggcggttatgttgcccgcataccgcctcccatggctgAAACTGgaattatgacacctgtcgggctgtggctagtaatttagcatgctaattcaggttgatatctctgcagcactataccttgtcattttttttaatgacctcatcgcccttatttcttctcattcttttgatgcgtgtagctcattttttggatatttttacctcaattcttacacatggcacctttttaAAACAGACATGATTCAGATCGTTTTGTAAAATTGTTGATTTATTCCATTCAGATCCTAGAGGCAGTGAGTGCTCCTGAATGTGCTGCTGAATCATCTGGTAAGtcattcatgtttttatttatttgtttgtttgtttgcttatttatttaaaaatcttCGTAATTGAATACAGATTAACACCCACTACAACAAGTCTCAAATAATGACTGTCCTATTCCTTTGTGTTAATTGTATGTAGAGCTCACGGTTGCATCAGTGGAGGACCAGGAAGCCATCGCTCCAGTGGAGGACCAGGAAGCCATCGCTCCATCGGAAGATGTCCAAGCCAGCGAGGCCGAATCCACAGAGCCGGCAGCTCTTGCAGAGGGCTCAGCGGAGCCCGGGGAAGCGGAGGCTGCTCCAGTGCAGGCGGGCGACACGCCGGCGACCGATGCCATCGCTGAAGCCAGTCAGGACCTGCCAGAGCCTGCGCCACAGGAGGCGCCCGCCCCTGCTAAAGGAAGACGACGACGGAAGCTGGTCGAAGAGGTTCCCGTGGCGAGTCCCTCCAGGgcgaagagaggaagagtgccCAAGAAGTTGCAGGAGGAGGGCGCCGAGGCCAAGCCGAGGAGAGGCCGCAAGGCCAAGCAGGACTCTACAGAGCAGGCGGAGGACCAGGCCAGCGAGGTAGCAGTGGCCGCCGCATCGGAGCCTGTCGAGGCGCCTGCGCCAGCAGAGGAGGCGGTTGCATCCCCTGAGCCAGCTGCCGTGTCCGAGGCCGCCGATGCTCAGGAAGAGTCTGCTGTTGCCGTCGCCCCGAAGACCACCAGAGGGCGCCGAGGCAGACAGCCAAAAGCCGCCGCAGCAGTGGAGGAGGTTGCCATGCCAACTGTCGAGCCTGAGGTCGAGCAGCCCGCTGCCGGTGGGTCGGGCGAACAGGTGGAAGCCAAGGGCCACCCGAAAGCCGCCCCAGCACTGAAGCTTCTGAACTTGCGGCAGCTCCGGTTGAAGAACCAGCAAAGCCTGCAGCTGCCAAGCCTGTGCGTGGACGCAGAGGCAAACAGGCCGCTGCCCAAGTGGAAGAAGCCGAAGAAGTTACGGATAGCGAACCCAAAGCCGAAGTTAACGAGAAGCCCCAGGCTCCTGCTGCCAAGACCGGACGCGGTCGGAGAGGCAAACAGGCCACTGTTGAGGTTCCTGCCGAGACCAAGCCTGACGCCCAGCCTGAAGCAGACCGCACCACTGAAGAGCCGGAGAAGCCCCAAGCTAAGGTCACCAAAGCAGCACGCGGCCGCAAGGCTACGCAAGCTCCTGTTCAGGTGGAAGACGTGCCGGAGGAAAGTGCGACTGAAACCGCTGCAGAGCCTGTTGGTGCTGCACCTGCCGAGGTGGTGAAGTCTGGACGAGGCAGGAGGGCCAAGCAGGCACCTGCTCAGGTAGAGGAGGTTGCTGAGGAAAGCCAGCCTAGTGTTGAGCCTGCTGCTGAGGCCGAGcttgcggctgctgctgctgtagctGTCGAAGAACCAGCGAAACCCGTGGCTGCCAAAGCTGCACGTGGCCGTAGAGGCAAACAGGCGGCTGCCAAAgcgctggaggaggaggtggccaAGGAAAGCGAACCCGAGGCTGAGGCTGAAGACCAAACCGCAGCCAAAGCTGAGGAGAAGCCCCAGGCTCCTGCTGCCAAGACTGGACGAGGCCGCAGAGGCAAACAGGCTCCTGCTCAGACCAGTGAGGTGGAGGCTGAAGTCCAGCCTGATGCAGAGCAGATCGCCGCCGCTGAGGAGCCAGAAGAGAAGCCTCAGATCAAAGCCGCCCGCTCAGGACGTGGACGCAAGACCAAGCCGGAACCGGAACCAGCGGCAGAGAGCGAGGAGCCCGAGACACCCGAGCCCGAACCTGTTGCAGAACCAGCCGAGGTGACTGAAGAGCAGGCTCCAGCTGTGAAGTCAGGGCGCGGTAGAAAGGCCAAGACTACACCTGCCCAGGTAGAGGCTGTAGAGGCTTCCGAGCCATTCATCGGCAACACCGAGGAGACGGTCAGCGACGCCGCCCCCGtcaagagaggaagaggtagaGTCGCCAGAAAGGGGAAGGCTGTGGAGAGCGACCCCAGCACCGGCCAGGCCGCGGACGCTGAACCCACCGAGAGCAAGGTCACCAAGAAGTCTGTTAACTGGAGCGCCGATCTGGTCGAGACCAAGTCGATCGGAGATGCTGAGCCCCATGTGGAGGAGCCTCAGAAAAAGAAGACGAAGCGCGGTGCGTCTGCCCTGCCCGCTGCAGACGCCACTGAGGACTCCTCCGCAGCTGCGGTGGTGAAGCCGGCGCTTAAGGGCAGAGGTGCCGCGAGAGGCCGAGGGCCGAAGAAAACCGCTGAATCGGTAgcgacagaggaggaggaggccaagCCAGAGGATGCTGAGCCTGTTGCCAAGACGACAGGCAGACGAGGTAGGGTAGCGGCCACAAAGGAGGTTAAGCCTCAGCCAGACGAGGAAGTAGCCGCTCCTGCCCCAAAACGCGGAGCCAAGAGGAAAGAGACGGCCGAAGTGGAGACTGAGGCAGTGGCCGACGCTGCGTCTCCCCCCAAGAGGAGGCGAGGAAAGGCGGCTACACCGGAGGAGCCTCAGGCACCAGCCCCAGCCCCGGCCACCAAAGGGAAGAGGGGAGCCGCCAAGAAGGCAGAGGAGGCGGTCGCAGAGAGGAGCGAACCCGCCGCTAAGCCCGCCCCCAAAGCCGTCCAGGGGAAGAGGAAGGCGGTAGAGGCTGCGCCCACCCTGGGGGAGGAGCCAGTTTCAGCAGAGGCACCCAAAGGTTCGTATCTTTAGTCTCGCCAAATTGAGAACATTGCTATCCATATGTTTCTTTTTATCTCTAGGCTTCTTTTACTTGTAGACTTGTGGTCTAAATTGTCTATATTGCTATATTTGGTTAAACAGTTTTTGACCTAAAATGATACAAGAAAAAAATGCCACAAGTGCCAAATTCTGGGCTTTGTTTTTTTactactgttgttgttgttgttgttgttgtgagggAGGCTGTTAGATTGTAGTTGGCCTTGTGGTCTAAGGTCTGACTCCAGGCTAATTTCCCAACGTGCTCCATTTCTCCAGCTGAGTCCAGTGGTGCCCGGGCGCGAGGCCGGACGCAGAAGGCGGCGGAGACCACCACCCCGGCCAGGCGCACCAGGAGGAAATGAAGCACTGAGTCCCCTAGGCAGCTGTAAATAATCCACACACGGGTTTTAAAAACGATAtgctttttttatatatgtgtatttttttaacTGGTGATTATGTTGACTTACAGATTATTTTTTTCGGTTTGTTTTCCTGTTGTGCTGGTGCATAGATTATTATTAGAACTTTTCAGActaatatatctatatatatggaCCTTTTTGTACCtttttgatgtattttattGTGAGTGGTAGATTTAGATTTCCCTAATTGTTTACAAAAAGTGTGTATTTAggacaaggaaaaaaaaacttcagggCAAATTGACTTCATATTGTCACAAAATGTTTGCTTTACTTGAACCAATAgctaaaatgttttaaaaatgtccAGATGTTCCATTTTAAATTACATTTCAAATGGAAAAGAGAAATTAAAATTGAGGAGTGAAAATGAATTGACATGCCAACCATGTGGAACGTTTTTACCCCAGCAGGCAGAAGCAGATTTGAACGTTTCAAATGTAAATATTTACTGTTAAGGCATCTATACCTGGTTCAACCATTGCAACCCTCTTGCAAAATCCATTTCACCAATAAAGTCATTATAATTCCTCAGTTTGTTGGGCGTTTTAAATAATTGTTCCAGCTATGTGTTTCCTCATGGAAatgtcagtaggctacatgccaGATTTTAGATCTTGGTTAGGTGTTAATTTAAGATTGATATCAACCCTACTTGGTcctgggtaacactttattgaATATGATTGCCTCAATGAAGGAGAAAAGTATGATCTTACAAATCAATGCTACAGTCAGATAAAGTTTTGTCACCAGAGTTTCCCAAGCTTAATGTTCTCATTCAATATGCCATCTTTCATTCGGGTAGCActggtctctttttttttttttgctttattaAAGACATACAAATGTGAAACAGTATGGTTACAATTATACAAAACGAAGTTACAAGGTGCACAAAACAAagagaataaataataaatgaacagaaaaaaacaattatCTAGGGGAATTAACAATCACAATATTGTAATGTTTAAGCAATGTTGTAGGATAgcaccatagacagtaaaggatAGCACCGGTCAATCTCTATGGTTAGTCTGTTACTTGCGTCATATACATGCGTCGCTTTTTCATTTCTGGGAAGATGTGAAGAGGGCACTATTATTCGtagtaaaacattaatttctATAGCATGTGTGTGCTCATATTAGACACATAAGAGAAATGCACATATTCCTGTAAGTAAGCTTTTACATAAGCATTCTGATGCGACGTACTTCGTTGCATGTTTATGACGTAATGACGTGCGCGCCAAATTTTGTAGGGTTGACGGAAAGATCTGTGGCTCGGTAAACGGGCTCTAATAAAACCTTAGTAAGATAGTTGTGTTAACTGTTGTGATAACAGCAGTCTGGTGAGTTTTTGCTCCTAACCTCTAGGTGAGTATCTCCCATCCCTTTGTAGAATTTACCAAGTCGTTTGTCTTGTCATGTTAAATGGGCTTGTTAGATCTTGTTAAATGTCAGTTAGCTAGACATCTAAAGACACGTAAATCAGTCAAATCGATTAACTGTTTTAAGAAGTGGCGCGACGTCAGTGCCATGTTTTGAAATGGCATTTTCCCTTTGTTGTCGTCGTCATAGATGCACCATTTTGCTAGTTAGCACTAGCACTGTATCATGGGTAAGCCTGATGCCACTTGCTTGACGTTATAGCTCGAACTCGAACCATGGGTTTGCTGGAACGCTGCGAGGAGCTGTTCAAGACCTCGAACCTGTATGAGGTCCTTGGCGTCACCAAAGAGGCGTCGGACGGAGACGTGCGTCGCGGATATTACAAACTCTCCCTTCAGGTTCACCCTGACAGGGCACAAGGCGATGAACTGGCAACCGAGAAATTTCAGGTAGCTTTATTTGTTAACCTTCAGTCTGATTgacgtctttgtgtttgtattgtgaTTTGAAGCTTTTTTAAGGATGGTGTTGGTCTTTTAGGTTTTGGGCAAAGTGTATGATGTGCTGAAAGACAAAGACCAAAGAGCCGTCTATGACGAGCAGGGGACAGTTGATGAAGAATCCGACTGCATGAACCAGGACCGCGACTGGGAAGAGTACTGGAGACTGCTCTTCCCTAAGGTACGCCACacatgggggtggggtgttatGTAAGGTGTGTTTATAAGTATGTTTAGGTTGGCCTTTGGACATTATTTAGTAGTAATGTAGTGTTTATAGTAGTGGCAATGGATACCACATAATAAAGAAGTCAACTAACTGGGGCATCAAGGGTGccaaaaatacatatttcactGTCTGCTGCTAAGGAAGACCACACGTGCAAAATAGGAAATCTCTACAGAATGCTTTATCCTGAACAGGCTGCTATTCTGTCAAATGGATTGGTCATACACTAAGGCgaggatcacatcagccagtggcaagcggcaaacgtaacgcaacgctcagaccataatacgtTTTATCttgttcctaagcaacacaaacggtttgtcaattgaatacgctcgcgttgcgctttgaaagttgaaccaagttcaatgctcagcttgttcaacactagcgttacgccagcgttgaCACCGTttcgctgccgaaccatagagtccaataggaaacctgccgcttgccgctggctaaagTGATCCCCGCCTAAACGTATAGTGCTGCGTGGCCCAGTTGGATCCCCTGATGCGTCCAGCTGGTGTTGGCCGAGCTTTTGAATGGTTTTGCCTTCCTGTGCAGATCAGCCTAGACGACATCCTCCAGTTTGAGAAGAAGTACAAAGACACggcggaggagaaggaggaccTGAGCAGGCTGTACATGCAGTACGAGGGCGACATGGACCGCATCATGGACGCGGCGCTGTTCGCCGAGGACCAGGAGGAGCCGCGCATCAGGGCCGTCCTGCAGGGCCTTGTGGATGCGGAGGAGCTGCCCGCCTACAGGACCTTCACACACGAGAGCGCCAAGAAGAAGAGCAACCGCAAGCGCAGGGtgggtacatacacacacacacacacacacacaggagcgcGCCAAGAAGAAGAGCAACCATAGGCTCagggtacaaacacacactaacacacacgttTAAATTTTATGTCTAGCCTTATTTCTGATCACTAAACCATGTGCTGTGTAGTTGATGTCTTTATGTAATAGGCAACTGAGTAGCTGATCTACTGTttatctattgtgtgtgtgtgtgtgtgtgtgtgtgtgtgtgtgtgtgtgtgtgttgagtaggctgataaagagaggaaggaggctGAAGAGATGCAGAAAGAGATGGGCATTAGCAGCAATGACAGTCTGGAGGCCCTCATCAAGGTAACAGCGCAtcattcctctcctctactctccttatcttctctcttcccttctcttctgtcctctcctctactcatctctcctctcctcctctcctcttctcttctcttctcttctcttctgtcctctactctactcatctctcctctcctcctctcctcttctcttctgtcctctactctactcatctctcctctcttctctcctcttctgtcctctcctctcctcctctcttctctcctcttctcttctctcctctactctactcatctctcctctcctcctctcttctctcctctactcatctctcctctcctcctctcttctctcctcttctcttctgtcctctcctctactcatctctcctctcctcctctcctctcctcctcttctcttctcttctgtcctctcctctactcatctctcctctcctcccctctcctcttctcttctctcttctgtcctctcctctactcatctctcctctcctcctctcttatctcctcttctcttctgtcctctactctactctcatctcttctcttttcttctctcatctcctcctcctttcttctcttcttttctcttctctcatgtCCTGTCCTGTGTGGATATATAGATTAATTATACATTTAACCAACGTCACTTGTATACATTTAGTTACACGCAGCTACATGTGACGTTGGCTTTGATCATTCCCTGACGTGTGGTCCGTTTCTGTGTTGCTGCAGCGGAGGCAGAAGTCTAGCGAGCACGGCTTCAACTCGCTCATCGCCGGCCTAGAGGCCAAGTACTGCCAGAGCGGAAGCAAGGGAGCCAAAGGAGCCGGCAAGAAGAAAGGGAAGAAATGATGGCGTGAGGCCGCCACGCCGCGCCCAGGGGTTAGCAGAGGCCGCCTGGTGTGCTCAC
This window encodes:
- the LOC125296097 gene encoding dnaJ homolog subfamily C member 9-like; the encoded protein is MGLLERCEELFKTSNLYEVLGVTKEASDGDVRRGYYKLSLQVHPDRAQGDELATEKFQVLGKVYDVLKDKDQRAVYDEQGTVDEESDCMNQDRDWEEYWRLLFPKISLDDILQFEKKYKDTAEEKEDLSRLYMQYEGDMDRIMDAALFAEDQEEPRIRAVLQGLVDAEELPAYRTFTHESAKKKSNRKRRADKERKEAEEMQKEMGISSNDSLEALIKRRQKSSEHGFNSLIAGLEAKYCQSGSKGAKGAGKKKGKK